In Salvelinus alpinus chromosome 22, SLU_Salpinus.1, whole genome shotgun sequence, one genomic interval encodes:
- the LOC139549112 gene encoding HHIP-like protein 1 — MSGVSVKGVELLSRWLLVLLVLFAPRHGNTHPQCLDYKPPFQPREPLVFCKEYAKFGCCDLEKDDKISQNFYKIMDYFDYSGYVTCAKYIRTILCQECSPYSAHLYDAEDANTPMRELPGLCGDYCSEFWHQCRYTISLLTDNNATVGIEDDRNKFCNFLELKDREYCYPNVLSDDKLNANLGDVRADPEGCLQLCLQEVANGLRNPVAMVHADDGTHRFFVAEQLGYVWAYLANGSRIDRPFLNLTKAVLTSPWAGDERGFLCMALHPRFTVVRKAYVYYSVSVKKEERIRISEFTLSADDMNQLDHSSERTILEVVEPASNHNGGQLLFGHDGYLYIFIGDGGRAGDPFGKFGNSQNKSTLLGKVLRLDVDNNDDMDPYSIPSDNPFLGEKSSLPEIYAYGVRNMWRCSIDRGDPITGQGRGRLFCGDVGQNKFEEVDLIVKGGNYGWRAKEGFSCYDNRLCRNSSLDDILPIFAYPHKLGKSVTGGYIYRGCQMPNLNGLYIFGDFMSGRLMSLKENQSTGKWEYKEMCMGKGQTCRFPKLINSYYKYIISFAEDEAGELYFLATGAPSASARAGVIYKIVDPSRRAPPGKCSFKPTLVKIKGKLIPFHPTEEFVIDKKPMTTAVPTTTARTTATTTLRTPPTTMRSTTTRPTYRPPTATLKATAKLATTRATVKPSTMRATIKPLTTRATVKPAATPSNPTSMQQRPTGTATPALTTSWRQVMTARPGHATTLSRQRTSLSYTRPTVTPKPRPLLTTGARKPSPPTARPLTLPQPHDTVRPPPLGVTTNRPQTTPRPMYWTAGTKPTTQRPNFTLSKAQDKLLKGQSDKIDRSTRNQVNKKERGSKPGKQRRRKHRAGSVRLISAEQLSDRGRVEIYIRGEWGTVCDDLFSSKAATVVCQQLGFPVALDVAKRAELGGGSGSILLDDVECEGTERTLLDCKRAKVGKHNCAHDEDVGVVCGYHHDEDK, encoded by the exons ATGAGCGGGGTAAGTGTAAAGGGAGTTGAGCTGTTGTCCCGGTGGCTGTTGGTCCTACTGGTCCTATTCGCACCCCGACATGGGAACACACACCCCCAGTGCTTGGATTACAAGCCCCCCTTCCAGCCACGGGAGCCTCTGGTCTTCTGTAAGGAGTATGCCAAGTTTGGTTGCTGTGACCTGGAGAAAGATGACAAGATCTCCCAGAACTTCTACAAGATCATGGACTACTTTGACTACTCGGGTTACGTGACCTGTGCGAAATACATACGCACCATCCTCTGTCAG GAGTGCTCTCCCTACTCTGCCCACCTGTATGATGCTGAGGATGCCAACACGCCCATGAGGGAGCTGCCAGGCCTGTGCGGAGACTACTGCTCTGAGTTCTGGCACCAGTGCCGCTACACCATTAGCCTGCTCACCGACAACAACGCCACAGTGGGCATAGAGGACGACCGCAATAAGTTCTGTAACTTCCTGGAACTGAAAGACAGGGAGTACTGCTACCCCAATGTGCTCTCCGACGACAAGCTCAATGCCAACCTGGGAGATGTTCGGGCAGACCCCGAGGGCTGTCTGCAGCTGTGTCTGCAGGAGGTGGCCAACGGCCTGAGGAACCCGGTGGCCATGGTCCACGCCGACGACGGGACCCACCGCTTCTTTGTGGCCGAGCAGCTGGGCTACGTGTGGGCGTACCTGGCCAACGGCTCCCGTATTGACCGGCCCTTCCTCAACCTGACCAAGGCAGTGCTCACCTCGCCCTGGGCGGGGGATGAGAGAGGCTTCCTCTGCATGGCCCTCCACCCGCGCTTCACGGTGGTGCGGAAGGCCTATGTCTACTACTCTGTGTCTgtgaagaaggaggagaggatcCGCATTAGTGAGTTTACACTGTCCGCTGATGATATGAACCAACTAGACCACTCCTCAGAGAG AACTATTTTGGAAGTGGTGGAACCTGCCTCGAACCACAACGGGGGCCAACTTCTCTTCGGGCATGATGGCTACCTCTATATCTTCATCGGCGATGGCGGAAGAGCAGGGGACCCCTTTGGAAAGTTTGGGAACTCCCAGAATAA GTCCACTCTGTTGGGCAAGGTGCTGCGTCTCGATGTGGACAACAACGATGACATGGACCCCTACAGTATCCCGTCGGACAATCCTTTCCTGGGGGAGAAGAGCTCGCTGCCTGAGATCTACGCCTACGGGGTGCGTAACATGTGGCGCTGCTCCATCGACCGGGGCGACCCCATCACCGGGCAGGGCCGTGGCCGACTGTTCTGCGGGGACGTGGGGCAGAACAAGTTTGAAGAGGTGGACCTCATCGTCAAGGGTGGCAACTACGGCTGGAGAGCCAAGGAGGGCTTCTCCTGCTATGACAACAGGCTGTGTCGCAACTCCTCTCTTG ATGACATCCTGCCTATTTTCGCTTACCCCCACAAACTGGGGAAGTCGGTCACTGGAGGCTACATATACCGCGGCTGCCAGATGCCTAATCTCAACGGCCTCTACATATTCGGGGATTTTATGAGTGG GCGGCTGATGTCACTGAAGGAGAACCAAAGCACTGGGAAGTGGGAGTACAAGGAGATGTGTATGGGAAAAGGCCAGACGTGCCGATTCCCCAAACTCATCAACAGCTATTACAAATACATAATATCCTTTGCTGAAGATGAGGCAG GGGAGCTGTACTTCCTGGCAACGGGAGCTCCCAGTGCGTCTGCCAGAGCGGGGGTGATCTATAAGATAGTGGATCCATCCAG GAGAGCACCTCCAGGCAAGTGCAGCTTCAAGCCCACTCTTGTCAAGATTAAGGGCAAGCTGATTCCCTTCCACCCGACGGAGG AGTTTGTCATTGACAAGAAGCCGATGACCACTGCTGTGCCCACTACTACGGCTAGAACAACAGCTACCACCACGCTCCGTACTCCTCCGACCACCATGCGCTCTACGACGACGAGACCTACCTACAGACCGCCAACTGCAACCCTGAAGGCTACCGCTAAACTTGCAACGACGCGGGCTACAGTGAAACCTTCAACGATGAGGGCTACTATTAAACCTCTTACGACGCGGGCTACTGTTAAACCTGCAGCAACACCTTCCAACCCCACCTCAATGCAGCAGAGGCCTACTGGTACTGCTACACCTGCCCTGACCACCTCATGGAGGCAGGTGATGACGGCCAGGCCAGGTCATGCCACCACTCTTTCCCGGCAGAGAACGTCGTTGTCCTACACCAGGCCCACTGTTACCCCGAAGCCCCGACCACTGTTGACAACTGGAGCCAGAAAGCCCTCTCCACCAACAGCACGACCCTTGACCCTACCACAACCGCACGACACGGTCAGACCCCCACCACTAGGGGTTACGACCAACCggccccagaccacaccaaggccCATGTACTGGACAGCTGGAACAAAGCCCACCACCCAGAGGCCTAACTTCACCCTCTCAAAGGCCCAGGACAAGCTCCTGAAAGGCCAGAGTGACAAGATAGACCGTTCCACAAGGAACCAGGTCAACAAGAAGGAACGGGGCTCCAAACCTGGGAAGCAGCGGCGCCGGAAGCACCGGGCTGGGTCCGTGAGGCTGATCAGTGCAGAGCAGCTATCGGACCGTGGGCGGGTGGAGATTTACATACGAGGGGAGTGGGGTACAGTGTGTGATGACTTGTTTAGTAGTAAAGCGGCTACGGTGGTGTGCCAGCAACTAGGATTCCCTGTAGCCCTGGATGTGGCTAAACGGGCGGAGTTGGGGGGTGGCAGTGGCAGTATCCTGCTAGATGATGTGGAGTGTGAAGGCACAGAGAGGACGTTACTGGACTGCAAACGGGCAAAGGTGGGCAAGCACAACTGTGCACACGATGAGGATGTGGGGGTGGTGTGTGGCTACCACCACGACGAGGATAAATAA